The stretch of DNA atatttctaaataaatagacgaggctaagaattccgaaatattgtagtaattttaaAAGCTCGAGACGAGGTATATTAGcaaaactcttctcttagaattgaaccccacaatatccttgtaagtctcgtgatgcttattataaattgattactccaaataagccttgtgtcaaaatgaatatgcgttcaatatgtattccaaaaattcttgttatgttgagccACCGTTGAGAATGTAATTTAAGTATGGGCTATGTGTTATTATGTTATAATTTAAAaatgtgattctaatgaaagctatcatgtcaaattgtgtaagaaattacATGTTCCTAAGACCCTAAAGTGCTCAAGTATGTGTTGAAAGTCATAAATTGAAAAACCTTATTGTTTATtatccatgatgatgtttgaaagtaaaatagtgagcatgaattatgaagtacggccaacgtgccaagaatggtATTGCattatggccaatggtgccaacaaaatgaatgacatgtaaaagaatgtgaaatgagTAGTAAATCCTTCttataataaatgccttgggagtatcgtaTAGCCATCGatgaagggtaggtcggaacaacctaaccccgaaacttcacgtgccggtgtaggaatgattgaggggtaaattccCATGTTAATGTGATTagactgtttccccttaaatgggatgagattattgctagcaagatgtgatgtgatgtcgatccacacagcATGGtgatgagacggcttagccgatcgggctgagatcgaacACTATGTCGCgtacatggtggtattgtgagtgtatttcttagggtgagacggcttagccggtcgggctgagatcggacttcgtgctaaaacATGGTGGTGTGTCGGTTCTAAAGATCTCCCAAATTAAAATACTGAAATTTACTTgtccctaacttgacaccttgttaCTATTTGATCCTCTTATTGATGTCTTGTTTCTTTCTCTGTTTACTGTTATTCGTTTTATTGAGAGGGTGCTTAGTtctacatactagtactattctatatgtactaatgtcccttttgctgggggtgatgcatctttaatggatgttggtggttccatagtaggtggtattgatcagtgatagtagcacaccctctcctcagctgacttggtgagatctacttcatttcggggtcttgtatttcctatcctttgtacatagcattttgaggtataatGGGGGACTTGTTGCTGGaactgtcatagcactcttttattcccgttagaggctccgtagacatagtatgggttgtatctatttttgggaaggttaaactaaaatgATATAATCATATcgtctgttccactttaactatgattgtacaatgtactattttgaagacttgttaatgacgtaactaatgtaATTGAACTGGTGTTGTTCATATGACTTCTTACTGACTAATTAATGagtgtattcttctctttatttatgggtaagttgggtagacggcactgTGAAGGCTTGCTCGACCAGGGTAACCCtgttgagcaccggtcgtgctccccgaggtcggggcgtgacacaaaCACTTCCTGGAAACTGAAGGAAAGCTTTCTTGGGTTTCAAGCAACGACTTGGGGAGATATCCACAAccagtacgagtcaaagataaggatcgaagatgatcaggttCGCTTCCTGTCATTGATAAAAGGACGGGAGAAGATTAGAGAATAATCAAAAGACAATTTTGACACATACAAACTGTCTTCAAGGGGCTGGTTTTTGCCCTAGGAACGGACCGTAGGCCGCGGCAGAGGCTTCCAAGCAGTGGACAAGTTCACCACCGATAGAAGAACTAATCTCGGTAGGAATAATAGATCATTGTAGGACAAAGAAGCATCAGGTACGCGGGATCCTTCCTACCCCAGGCTGTCAGAATAAAATTTCAACGTCAGTATAATAGAGTTGGTGTCTgctatgagaaacatcaaagaagcacggttcccaaAACCGATGAGATACGATCCCAAGCATagggatcccaacttgtggtgtgaataccatgggacgAATGGCCACCGTACTGGGGACTACCGACATCTCCGGGAAGAAGTGGCGACACTGTTGAAGAATGGGCATCTCAAAGAATTCTTAACTGACCGAGCCAAAAACAACTACGGTCGCAGCGGGGATAACGCGGAaccctcgaaagcaggagaagatcctTCACGCCAGACGATTAACATGATCTTTGGGGGGAATGAAATCAACGGGGTCACCTTCTCAGCAGCAAAAAAGACAAAAGTATCGATAACCCATAGCAAGAGACTTCGGGAAGTTGCTGAAGACGACATCACTTTCATGGAGGAAAACACAGACAGATTGTTGCTACCGTACGACGacgcattggtaatttctttaaatatgcTAGACTTTAAAATGAAACGTGTTGTAGcggatccaggaagttcagccaatattgtacaatggagagtattggagcaactAAACTCATTGGAAGCATCATTCCAGCCATAAAACACCTCGATGGATTCAATCttgcaagtgtgacaacccgaggagagattttGTTGCCCATGAATGTTTAAGGGGTAATGAAAACGACTCCTGTTGTAGTGGTGGATGGTGACATGGGATATAATATTATTCTCGGAAGATCATGGTTGTACTAGATGAGAGCTTACCGTCAACATATCATCAGTTGCTGAAATTTCCAACGCCCGAAGGAATTAAACAGATAAGGGGCGACAAACCGGCATCAATAGAGATGAATGCGATTTCgatctccagtagcaaagggaaggaataTGCGGCATAGCAACTACAGGAACCAGCGCTCTCTCCCGAATCAAATGAAGTTAGCCCGGGGGTAGAACCGTCGGAATTTTATTAGCTACCAAGGTATTTCTAGGTACCAGAAGAGGCGGATGCAACAAAATCCACGACAAAAGAGctcgagcaagttgcattgtttgaaGAGTTCTTAGAAAGGAAACTCCACTTGGGGAGAGGACTGCACTCCGAACTCAGGTATAGCTTTATTGAAATTCTTAAATTTAATGccgattgctttgcttggtcgaATGCGGACATGACAGGTATCCCAACGGAGGTGGCCATACACAAGCTAAGTTTGGATAGCAACATCCCTCTggacttgaataaggcgtgcccgaaagactcgttcccactaccaaacatcgatcaaatgattgatgtgaaggtcgggcacgagttaatgagttttctcgatgtgtattccgggtataaccaaattaagatgaacctgtaggatcaggaaaagacttcgtttataatgCATTTcgacacatattgctataatgtgatgcccttcgatTTGAAGAATGCCGAGGCCACTTATCAGCGGCTcgtaaacaagatgtttgaaaaacaaatagggaaaactattaaagtttatatagacgatatgctcattAAGTCTTTGAATATAGGTGATCACCTTAAGCATCttcaagaaacttttgacatcctaagaaagcataacatgaagcttaaccccgagaagtgtgcattcggggtcagctccggtaagttcctaggatttctgatatcacaaagggggattgaggtaaaccccaataagatcaaggccatcgaagacataaGGGAGCCTACCTTAAGGTATTTCCAGGCAAGCGAAGAAGCGAACAATGAAGCAATGTTGGTCAGCTTGGAGTTACTCGATGAGCGCAAGGACTTGGCATATATAAGGATGGCGGCGCAAAAGTAGATAATGGAAAGATATTGCAATCAAAGGAACAACCTTCGTTACTTTAAAGTGGGAGATTTgattttaaggaaagtaactcaaaacacctgAGAACTTAACGCGTGGAAGTTAGGCCCAActtgggaaggcccctaccgggtttcagctgtcaccgggaAAGGTTTGTACGAGCTACAAAATCAGAATGGAGAAAAAATTCCAAGCAATTGGAATATGGCACAactcaagagatattattgctgacaAACATCGTTTGTACTAGAAGTAtgcgctgcactcttttttccttcgtccagttttgtcccaattgggtttttctggtaaTAAGAAAGTTTCAATggcaacaataagacctttaatagcaagtCACACAAGCGAAGAACCACTCCAGGACAGTTAGTTAATCTTTGGCTCTATAGCAAAATTCCcaccgaaaaaataattttgctaTAAAGCAAAGGGTATCCAACCGTTCACAAGTGTAAACCATTTGAGGATTGTaagatagtcttttgctcgatagtataaattcctaagggaaagctgataagtggggattttgactacttattagtaccttttaacttttgttttagttcAAAAGCAGTTAATTGTGTACTCTAAAGCTGATGAAATGTACTTAAttacaggaatattggaagatgagctcccaagatgaaatccaactcaagaaggagtaatctgaactcaaggacaaaaacaggcacaaaagctcagaagtgcggactgcagaatatcatctgcggccgcaggttgTGAAGAAGTTCCCATCAGACAATTGTGCAAAGTGCGGTTTGCAcataaattgtgcggccgtagaagctaGGTtaagagcaaaagttcagagaacctgcatccaaagtgcggaccacaaaattattgtgcggccgcagaagaagagcCATGCGGTCGCACTTACatttgtgcagaccgcagaagagcaaggtgcggccgcacccaaaattgtgcggaccacagaaaaaAAAGCAGTGTGAccgcagatcagaattatgcggtcgtatattCCCACTCCTGTCAAGatgaagagaagtgcggaccgcacatggaattgtgtggccgcagaacctaagaaagggcatttttgtcagaaaaTTTcaactttgtataaatagaagagtttcacctttttaggttaacttttgacatcagcagctacagtagacgatttcttttactctttttagtattttttgctattttgaattattttaacatagattttgtcatcttaattatcaatatgggtttaattatcatttcttctcctatttcttctagtttaagcatgagtagctaaattttcactagggttgtgactcaaccctagtgtgcaaacttaatgggtgtttgatttattgcttgtttatggttgagtatttattatctagccttgttcttatttttattggaagaattaatggttgcaaatattactttatgcctatttgacttggtctctactttagaaagagagacttagtctgggaaaacttggctagcaagaaattgggtaaATCGAGatattgataagcccaattaaagggctgaacctagagatagtaaaacctgaCTTGATCTTCTTATCAACtactttgttcaatacccatttggacttgagaaatccaaattggaCAAAAgcactctatgaccgagaggtattgagtgggtacttgagtgttgatagctataatagaccccgaccaataaaataagctttaaagtttacaatcCATTAGGCAAACACTTAAGTGAAGGTCATAGCTTTAGGcgttttatatcatttgaaaaacaacaaaaataatttactTGTTGCATTCTTTGAATTGCAATCGTAGTTTAATTTAGATTTTCAAACAAAACCAAATATCATAGAAGtgtaaatttagatatacaaactcgcGCGCTAAGTTATATACTACTAACACGCATTCATATAGCTCCCTGTAGAATttaccccgactcttgttgggtattactattgtatcgaccgttttcataacctgAAAGAGAGGGGTGAAATTGgatgagatcaatttttggcaccgttgccggggagaTATAAAACGGTGTCAGCTATATAGTTAGGTGTGTTTTGGGGATATCttattttccttccttgttattaaCGTGTGAGTGttataggtgcaatcatggcaaacaacaAGCTCGAAAACATAGTCGCGGGGGATGTGGatattgaggatgatcaaatggatgaggtccctttTGAACCTCAGGACAATAGAGGAGGTCGACCGCCTAGAGACAATGTACctgctccacccccacctccaccacgagcggctccacattGGGTGTTGTCGAATAAAGgatatgcaagtgctatagtccctccaCGTATTAGGACAGAAAACTtacaaataaccaacgtgatgctcactttgctagagcaacgagggttcttcaccggtgcaccgggtcaaatgcatataaacatttgaaggggttcgtagatacatgttgggggagcaaacaaaatattgtctccgaggatgctttaaggcTAAGGTTTTTTCCATTTTCTCTAcggggaaaagctttagattAGTTGGAatgtttgccaaatcattccattcacacttgggatgaactagtgaagaaatttatttcaaagtatttctcgcccgggcacatggctattcttcgggatgaaattctagcattcaagcaagagcccaatgaaccactgcacgagatatgggaaaggtatag from Nicotiana tomentosiformis chromosome 11, ASM39032v3, whole genome shotgun sequence encodes:
- the LOC138902016 gene encoding uncharacterized protein; the encoded protein is MRNIKEARFPKPMRYDPKHRDPNLWCEYHGTNGHRTGDYRHLREEVATLLKNGHLKEFLTDRAKNNYGRSGDNAEPSKAGEDPSRQTINMIFGGNEINGVTFSAAKKTKVSITHSKRLREVAEDDITFMEENTDRLLLPYDDALVISLNMLDFKMKRVVADPGSSANIVQWRVLEQLNSLEASFQP